The nucleotide window GCGGCCGAGGATCTCGGCGTCGACGTGATCTTCAACTGGGATCACTTCTTCCCGCTGTCCGGCGACCCGGACGGCAAGCATTTCGAGTGCTGGTCGCTGCTCGCGGCCTGGGCCGAGCAGACCAGCCACGCCGAACTCGGCGCCCTGGTGACCTGCAACAGCTACCGCAATCCGGATCTGCTGGCGGACCTGGCCCGGACGGTCGATCACATCAGCGGCGGCCGGCTGATCCTGAGCATCGGCGCCGGCTGGTTCCAGCGTGACTACGACGAGTACGGCTACGACTTCGGCACCGCGGGCAAGCGGCTGGACGCGCTGGCCGAGGCGCTGCCCCGGATCAAGGCCCGCTGGGCCAAGCTGAATCCGCAACCGACCCGCGACATCCCCATCCTGATCGGCGGCGGCGGGGAGAAGAAGACGCTGCGGATCGTGGCCGAGCACGCCACCATCTGGCACTCCTTCAGCGACGCCGAAACCCTTGCCCGCAAGGGAAAAGTGCTGGACGACTGGTGCGAGCAGGTCGGCCGCAACCCGGCCGAGATCGAACGCTCCGTCGGCGCGTCCGGTGATCCGGCCAAGATCGGCGACGCCCTCTACGACGCCGGCGCCCGCTTGATCACCATCGAATGCGACGGCGCAGGGGGCTACGACCTAGCCCCGCTCGAGGACTGGCTGGCCTTCCGCGACCAGAAGAACGCCTGAACCACGGTCGCGCCGCCAAGCACCTGATCACCGCAGCAGTTCCCTGGCGATCACCAAACGTTGTATCTGGTTCGTACCTTCGAAGATCTGGGTTGCTTTCGCCTCGCGCAGATAGCGCTCGACCGGGTAGTCGCGGGTGTAGCCGTAGCCGCCGAGCACCTGCACCGCGTCGGTGCTGACCTTCATCGCTGCATCGGTGGCGGTCAGCTTCGCCACGGCCGCGTCCCGGCTGAATCGCTTGCCGGCGTCGCGTTTGCGCGCCGCCATCAGATAGCTCGCCCGCGCGTTGTCGACCGCGGCGGCCATGTCGGCCAGCAGGAACTGCAGCCCCTCGAATTCGGCGATCGGCCGGCCGAACTGCACCCGCTGCTTCGCGTACGAGGCCGCGATGTCGAGCGCGGCCTGCGCCAGCCCGGTCGCTCCGGCAGCGATGCCCAACCGGCCGGAATCCAACGCCGACAAGGCGATCTTCATCCCGTCACCTTCGGCACCGATCAACCGATCGTCACCCACCGCGACCCCGTCGAAGTAGACGGCAGCGGTGGTCGAGGCGGTCAGCCCCATCTTGCGTTCCGGCTCGCCGAAGGACAGCCCGTCGGCGTCGGCCGGGACCAGGAAACAGCTCACCCCGTGGCTGCGGTCCGGACCGGTCCGGGCGAAGGTCAGGTAGTAGTCGGCGTGACCGGCGTGGCTAATCCACGCCTTCTGCCCGTGCAGCTCGTAGCCGGAGTCGGTGCGCTTGGCCCGGGTTGTCATCGCCGCCACGTCGGAGCCGGCCTGCGGTTCGGACAACGCGTACGCCCCGAGCAGGTCGCCGCCGAGCATGTCCGGCAGGAACCGGTCGCGTTGATCGTCACTGCCGAAGCGCACCAACGCCAGGCAGGTCATCACGTGCACCGAGGCGCCGACGCCCACCCCCATCCAGGCGGTGGCCACCTCCTCCAACGCCTGCAGGTAGACCTCGTACGGCTGATCGAGGCCGCCCCAGCGCTCGGGGTAGGGCATGCCGAACAGCCCTGCGCGTCCGAGCACCCGAAACGCTTCCCGCGGGAACACCTCCTGCGCCTCGGCCTCCGCGGCCCTCGGCGCCAGCTGTTCGCGGGCGATCTCGGACACCAGTGCGACGAGTTCGGTTGCCTCGGTGTCGGGCAACATCCGATCAACGGGCATGAACGCTCCCAGCTCAGACGAATGCAGTCCTGCGGCGCTCGAAGGATTTCGCAGCTCGGCGCCGATTCATTTCCGACGTTACCGCCGACGTGTTTCGCCCACGCGCCTGTGCTGCAACGGATACGATCGGCCAATGACCGAAGATCTCCACCACTTGGGTGAAGACCTGATCAGCATTTCCGCGCGGGTGGTCCGATGGGCACCCGCCGAGCAGTCTGGGCTGAGCGTGGCGGCGGCCAGGATTCTCAGCAGACTTCGAGACGCCGGGCAGATGAAGATCAGTGATCTTGCTGTTGCCGAGCGCAGTTCGCAGCCCACCATCACCAACCACATCAAGCGTTTGGAGGAGGCCGGACTGGTCGAGCGACACTCCGATCCGAACGACGCCCGGGTGTCGCTGATCTCGGCCACCTCGCACGGCAGGGCCAAGTTGTCGGCGATCCGGCACGAGCTCGGCACCTTCCTGGCGCCCCGTCTGGGCGCGCTGTCGGAGTCCGACCGGGAGACGCTGGAGCGGGCGATCAAGGTGCTCAACGACCTGGTCGAACAGGACCGCTGACCTCGGTCGACCGGCCGGGCCGATGACGGCGCAGGCGGTCGGCGTGCGGACCATTAAGCTCTCGGTGTGACTTTTCGACTTTATGACTCCGCCACGCAGGCCGTGCGGGACCTCGAAACCGTGGTTCCGGGTCAGGTGTCGATCTATCACTGTGGCTTGACGGTCCAGTCGGCGCCGCATGTCGGGCACATCCGCAAGGAGGTCGTCTTCGACGTGCTCCGGCGCTGGCTGACTCACCTGGGTTACCAGGTGACGGTGGTCGCCAACGTCACCGACATCGACGACAAGATCCTGGCCAAGTCCGCCGAGGCCGGGGTGCCGTGGTGGGCGCACGCCTACCGGTTCGAGCGTGAGCTGCACGAGGCGTACGCGGCGCTGGGTTGCGTGCCGCCGACGTACGAGCCGAGGGCGACCGGGCACATCCCGGAGATGGTCGAGTTGATCAAGATCTTGATCGACCGCGGACATGCCTATCCGGCGGCCGACGGCTCCGGCGACGTCTACTTCGACGTACGTTCCTGGCCGGACTACGGGATGCTGTCCCGGCAGAAGATCGATGACATGGAACCGGCAGCGGACTCCGAGCCGCGAGGCAAGAAGGACCCCCGCGACTTCGCGCTGTGGAAGGGGCACAAACCGGACGAGCCCGAGACGGCGTCCTGGGACACGTCCTGGGGTCGCGGTCGGCCCGGCTGGCATCTGGAGTGCTCGGCAATGGCCGGCAAGTATCTCGGCGACGAGTTCGACATCCACGGCGGCGGCATCGATCTGCGCTTCCCGCATCACGAGAACGAGCTGGCTCAGTCCACCGCGGCCGGTCGCCCCTTCGCCCGCTACTGGATGCACAACGCGTTCGTCACCGCTGCCGGGGAGAAGATGAGCAAGTCCCTGGGCAACGGTGCGCTGGTCAATCAGGTGACCAAGAACTATCCGCCGCGCGCCGTCCGTTTCTACCTGCTGGGGCCGCATTATCGTTCGACGATCGAATTCGCCGACACCTCGTTGGCCGAGGCCACGGCTTCGTTGGATCGGATCGACAACTTCGTCGCCCGGGCGAGCGATCAGGTCGGCCCGGTGACGTCGGTGGTGCCTGATGCGTTCGCCGAGGCGATGAATGATGATCTTGGTACGCCTGGCGCGCTCGCGGTCCTCTACAACACCGTCCGTGAGGGAAATTCGGCCATCGAGGCCGGCGATCAAGCCGCGGTTGCCGAGGCGCTGGCACGGGTGACCGGCATGCTCGAGGTGCTCGGGCTGGCCGCCGACGATCCGATCTGGCAAGGCCAGGGTGGTCGGGACGAGACGCTGACCTCGGTGGTCGACGCGCTGGTCGGCGAGCTGCTGAAGCAGCGCGAGGATGCCCGTGCCCGCAAGGATTTCGCCGCCGCCGACGGCATCCGCGACACCCTGATCAAACTCGGCGTGGAAATCTCCGACACCCCGGCCGGCCCGAAGTGGCGGCTGACCCGATGACACAGTGGAAGGTTGTTGATCTTGCCCGGTAACAGTCAGCGCAAGGGCGCGGTACGCCGCAAGGGCAAGGGCAACACGGCCGGATCCGGTGGCCGGGTTCGCCGCGGTTTGGAGGGCAAGGGTCCTACTCCGAAGGCCGAGGATCGCCCGTATCACAAGGCGTACAAGGCAAAACAGGACCAGCAGCGGCAGCAGGGAGCTCGGCCCAAGCGGCCGTCCGTTGCCCGCACCGGCGGACCGGAGTGGATCGCCGGACGCAACCCTGTGCTGGAGGCGTTGCAGGCCGAGTTGCCGATCAGCGCCGGGTACGTGGCCGAGGGTGCGGAGCGCGACGATCGGCTGCGGGACATCTTCAAGATCACCGCGGATCGTGGGATCTCGCTGTTGCAGACCAGCCGTGGTGATCTTGATCGGTTGACCGGCGGCGCCGTGCACCAAGGTGTTGCGCTGCAGTTGCCGGCGTTCGACTACAAGCATCCCGACGACCTGCTGGCCGACACGGACGGTGCACCGCTGATCGTCGCTCTTGACCACGTCACCGATCCGCGCAACCTGGGTGCCGTGGTTCGTTCGGCGGCGGCGTTCGGCGCGAACGGCATCCTGATTCCGGAGCGACGGTCGGCCGGGATGACCGCCGCTGCCTGGAAGAGTTCTGCCGGTGCGGCGGCCCGGTTGCCGATCGCACGGGCCACCAACCTGACCCGGACTCTGCAGAGTTACGCCAAGGCCGGACTCTTCGTGGTCGGTCTGGCCGGCGATGGCGAGGTGGACATCGCCGACCTGCCCCAGGCCGCCGATCCGCTCGTCCTGGTGGTCGGCAGCGAAGGAGAAGGCTTGTCCCGGCTCGTACGGGAGACCTGCGACGTCGTCGCCTCGATTCCGATCAGCTCGTCGATCGAGTCGCTGAACGCCGGTGTCGCCACCAGCATCGCCCTCTACGAGGTCGCCAAGAGCCGAAGCTGATCATGCAACATCACGATGACAGCATCGCCGCCTTCGTCGACCGGGCGCGCGACAACTACGCCGTGCTGGCGGTGATCGTGGACGGGTCGGTGTCATCGGGCACCGAACGCCCAGACTCCGATGTCGATCTTGTGCTGGTGCTCACCGAGGACGCGTTTGCCCAAGCCTGGCAGGAGAATCGGCTCAGTTACGTCGAACGCGACGGCATAACGTACGAGGGTGGCTACTACGACATCAAGGTCGCCAGCGTGGCCTATCTGCGCCGGGCAGCTGATCATGCCGACGACCCGATGCGGGCCTCGCTCCTGCATGCGCGGATCGCCTGGTCTCGGCTCGATGATCTTGCTGACCTCGTGGCGGCGATCCCGCGGCTGCCGGAGGAGGTCTGGGAGCGGCGGATGGCGTCCTTCATCGCCCAGGTCCGGCTGCACGGCGGCTACTTCCTCAAGCAGGCGGTGCAACTTGACAACGAATTCCTGCTGCACCACGCCGCCGTGCATCTGGTCGGCGCCGGTGGCCGCGCCCTGCTGGCCCTGAACCGCACCCTGTTCCAGGGCCAGAAGTATCTCGACCGGACCCTGGCTCGACTCGAACGCGTGCCCGCCGGTTACGCCGACGCCGCCCACGCAGTGCTGTCGACCCCGAGCCTGCAGACCGGCACCGCCTACCGCGATCTGATCGAGAACTTCGCCGCCTGGCCGATCACCGCCGAAGAGACCCTCTCCACCTTCGTTCGCGACAACGAGCTGTCCTGGTACACCGGCCGCTCCCCGATCGAGTACGCCTGACCTCGCCGATGTTGTCACTCCAGGCCCATTTCGAGCTCTCTTTCGATCTGCTCGATGGTCGGAAGACTCGTCTGCAAGTCGTAGGTAGCGACTCCGCGAGTTGGTAGTCAGCAATTCCAAGTGGGCCAGTGCTGTCCCGCATCGCGTACTCGGCGACTACGGCGTTCTTACCTCTACAGAGCAAGAGTCCGATCGTCGGCCCGTCTACGTGAGACTTCATCTCGTTGTCTACGGCAGTCAGGTAGAACGCCAGCTGACCCAAATGCTCAGGTCTGAACTTCTCGGCCTTGAGCTCGATAACCATGTAGCGGTGCAACTTCAGGTGATAGAACAGCAGATCGATGAAGAAGTCATCGCCGCCGACCTCGGTGAGCGCCCCTCCCTGACGCTCGAGCACACGACGCTCGATCTGAGCGCCCAGAACGTTACGGGACCACCCGTGCCTGACCGCAGCCTCCGCGTAGGCCAGTCGTTCTCCGGGAGCCTTGAGCATGGTGAGCAGTACCACATTGTGGCCCCACGGCAATTGTCCAACAGCCTGTTGGACAATTGCCGCTCGTGGCCACGCCTCGGCGAAGGCACGCTGTACATGAGGTTCGCGCGAGAGAAGCCCTTCAACTCCGGAAAAGCGCCGCGCAGGTCGTGCGCAAGACGAGCAACAACCTTGCTACCCCAGCCCTGTCTCGCCTGCCGATCCAGGATGTCGCGACCGATCTGCCAGTAGAGCGAGATCAGCTCGATGTTGACTGCGAGCGCGGCTCGCTGCTGCGCAGTTTGGATACGCGTCTTCAGCTCGGCGAGCCACTCCGCGTAGCCGTCAGGTGGCGGTGTCAGGCCGGGCGGCTTCGTCGCCCCGGCTTCGTTGCCCTCTCTTCCCATAGCGGTGACTGCAGTCACCGCTGACAGTTCTGTCCCTGTCGGACAAGACCTCAGGAGGGTTGGCTGACGATCTGGATCAGGTTGCCGCAGGTGTCGTCGAAGACGGCGGTGGTCACGTTGCCCATTTGGGTGGGCGGCTGGGTGAACCGCACACCAAGATCAACAAGTCGGTCGTACTCGGACTGAATGTCGTTCACCGCAAAGGATGTCGCGGGAATCCCGTCGGCGACCAACGCCTTCTTGTACGGACCGACGGCCGGGTGGCCGTCCGGCTCGAGCAGCAACTCGGTGCCGTCGGGCGCATCCGGGGACACCACGGTCAGCCAGGACGCCTGGCCGAGCGGGA belongs to Microlunatus elymi and includes:
- a CDS encoding LLM class F420-dependent oxidoreductase produces the protein MSTPSSADRPLRIGVQLQPQHADYADIRRAVAAAEDLGVDVIFNWDHFFPLSGDPDGKHFECWSLLAAWAEQTSHAELGALVTCNSYRNPDLLADLARTVDHISGGRLILSIGAGWFQRDYDEYGYDFGTAGKRLDALAEALPRIKARWAKLNPQPTRDIPILIGGGGEKKTLRIVAEHATIWHSFSDAETLARKGKVLDDWCEQVGRNPAEIERSVGASGDPAKIGDALYDAGARLITIECDGAGGYDLAPLEDWLAFRDQKNA
- a CDS encoding acyl-CoA dehydrogenase family protein — protein: MPVDRMLPDTEATELVALVSEIAREQLAPRAAEAEAQEVFPREAFRVLGRAGLFGMPYPERWGGLDQPYEVYLQALEEVATAWMGVGVGASVHVMTCLALVRFGSDDQRDRFLPDMLGGDLLGAYALSEPQAGSDVAAMTTRAKRTDSGYELHGQKAWISHAGHADYYLTFARTGPDRSHGVSCFLVPADADGLSFGEPERKMGLTASTTAAVYFDGVAVGDDRLIGAEGDGMKIALSALDSGRLGIAAGATGLAQAALDIAASYAKQRVQFGRPIAEFEGLQFLLADMAAAVDNARASYLMAARKRDAGKRFSRDAAVAKLTATDAAMKVSTDAVQVLGGYGYTRDYPVERYLREAKATQIFEGTNQIQRLVIARELLR
- a CDS encoding MarR family winged helix-turn-helix transcriptional regulator yields the protein MTEDLHHLGEDLISISARVVRWAPAEQSGLSVAAARILSRLRDAGQMKISDLAVAERSSQPTITNHIKRLEEAGLVERHSDPNDARVSLISATSHGRAKLSAIRHELGTFLAPRLGALSESDRETLERAIKVLNDLVEQDR
- the cysS gene encoding cysteine--tRNA ligase, whose amino-acid sequence is MTFRLYDSATQAVRDLETVVPGQVSIYHCGLTVQSAPHVGHIRKEVVFDVLRRWLTHLGYQVTVVANVTDIDDKILAKSAEAGVPWWAHAYRFERELHEAYAALGCVPPTYEPRATGHIPEMVELIKILIDRGHAYPAADGSGDVYFDVRSWPDYGMLSRQKIDDMEPAADSEPRGKKDPRDFALWKGHKPDEPETASWDTSWGRGRPGWHLECSAMAGKYLGDEFDIHGGGIDLRFPHHENELAQSTAAGRPFARYWMHNAFVTAAGEKMSKSLGNGALVNQVTKNYPPRAVRFYLLGPHYRSTIEFADTSLAEATASLDRIDNFVARASDQVGPVTSVVPDAFAEAMNDDLGTPGALAVLYNTVREGNSAIEAGDQAAVAEALARVTGMLEVLGLAADDPIWQGQGGRDETLTSVVDALVGELLKQREDARARKDFAAADGIRDTLIKLGVEISDTPAGPKWRLTR
- the rlmB gene encoding 23S rRNA (guanosine(2251)-2'-O)-methyltransferase RlmB encodes the protein MPGNSQRKGAVRRKGKGNTAGSGGRVRRGLEGKGPTPKAEDRPYHKAYKAKQDQQRQQGARPKRPSVARTGGPEWIAGRNPVLEALQAELPISAGYVAEGAERDDRLRDIFKITADRGISLLQTSRGDLDRLTGGAVHQGVALQLPAFDYKHPDDLLADTDGAPLIVALDHVTDPRNLGAVVRSAAAFGANGILIPERRSAGMTAAAWKSSAGAAARLPIARATNLTRTLQSYAKAGLFVVGLAGDGEVDIADLPQAADPLVLVVGSEGEGLSRLVRETCDVVASIPISSSIESLNAGVATSIALYEVAKSRS
- a CDS encoding nucleotidyltransferase domain-containing protein, which produces MQHHDDSIAAFVDRARDNYAVLAVIVDGSVSSGTERPDSDVDLVLVLTEDAFAQAWQENRLSYVERDGITYEGGYYDIKVASVAYLRRAADHADDPMRASLLHARIAWSRLDDLADLVAAIPRLPEEVWERRMASFIAQVRLHGGYFLKQAVQLDNEFLLHHAAVHLVGAGGRALLALNRTLFQGQKYLDRTLARLERVPAGYADAAHAVLSTPSLQTGTAYRDLIENFAAWPITAEETLSTFVRDNELSWYTGRSPIEYA
- a CDS encoding PDDEXK nuclease domain-containing protein; amino-acid sequence: MLERQGGALTEVGGDDFFIDLLFYHLKLHRYMVIELKAEKFRPEHLGQLAFYLTAVDNEMKSHVDGPTIGLLLCRGKNAVVAEYAMRDSTGPLGIADYQLAESLPTTCRRVFRPSSRSKESSKWAWSDNIGEVRRTRSGSGRCTRTARCRERRWRGSLRR
- a CDS encoding VOC family protein: MKIYITSVFVDDQAKALAFYTEKLGFVKKNDIPLGQASWLTVVSPDAPDGTELLLEPDGHPAVGPYKKALVADGIPATSFAVNDIQSEYDRLVDLGVRFTQPPTQMGNVTTAVFDDTCGNLIQIVSQPS